In Melitaea cinxia chromosome Z, ilMelCinx1.1, whole genome shotgun sequence, a single window of DNA contains:
- the LOC123668535 gene encoding zinc finger protein 248-like, translating into MFYVDRKKSWYATLGAAGLGEGSSGITTMAETASIVQSPKYMRKRRRLSRLLDKLSVQISNNNHYPLPHWLMLDSPCYDSKTSEDVPLDLSLKSEVPKTSKEQSGYMCDTCGQTFAVHDRLAKHVASRHRDKAPESTRAYECEICRRRFARSDMLTRHARLHSGVKPYSCSACGQVFSRSDHLATHQRTHTGEKPYRCPACPYAACRRDMITRHMRTHTRKPQATEI; encoded by the exons atgtttTATGTTGATAGAAAGAAAA gCTGGTATGCAACGCTGGGTGCTGCGGGGCTTGGGGAGGGAAGCAGCGGTATTACTACTATGGCGGAAACAGCATCCATAGTCCAGAGTCCGAAATACATGCGCAAACGCCGGCGGCTCTCAAGGCTTCTCGATAAACTATCTGTTCAAATAAGTAATAACAATCATTATCCATTACCCCATTGGCTCATGCTCGACTCTCCATGTTACGACTCGAAAACATCCGAAGATGTTCCTCTCGATCTTTCTTTAAAATCAGAAGTTCCGAAGACGTCTAAAGAACAATCCGGATATATGTGCGACACTTGCGGCCAAACTTTCGCCGTTCACGATCGCCTGGCCAAACACGTTGCCTCTCGACACAGAGACAAGGCACCGGAATCGACGCGTGCTTATGAGTGTGAAATATGTCGTCGCCGGTTTGCTCGGTCTGATATGTTGACAAGACATGCTCGTTTACATAGTGGTGTAAAACCTTACTCTTGCTCTGCTTGTGGACAAGTATTCTCGCGATCAGACCATCTGGCTACTCATCAACGTACCCACACCGGCGAGAAGCCATACCGATGTCCAGCTTGTCCTTACGCAGCTTGTCGACGTGATATGATTACGCGGCACATGAGAACACATACGCGAAAGCCACAAGCAACAGAAATTTAA